The genomic region aataatagaaatgtatataaattttaacaacaaggactagtttgcttttatttttaaatgcataagaactaatttatctatttaaaaaaaccTCTTCAcgatacttttacaatttaatattcGCATCAAAAGCAACAAATAACAAAGGAACAAAATTCCCCTTACTCTTTTTGAAGGATTAATTTTCTTTGCTATAACAAGAGAAGTACAAGTATGACAAagtgaaaacaaaacaaaatgaaaatgaaaaagaggaaaatgTTACTCACTTATGTTGCAGCGTTGAAGGTAATAGTTATCAGAACTTACATATTTAGACCAGTATGATTGGTACTTGGAGACTGCTAGATCCAACCATGGCTTATAGTTTCCATTATAATGGATGACGGCTGCATTTTCGATCTCGGTTCGGTTTAAGGCCGGATCGTAACCGAGTCCTAATACGTGCCATTTTCGATCCAGTGGATGAGTCAAGTTGTAGAAAGTGATCAACCCTGGTGGCAATGTGCCAAGCTTCCAAAGAGTTCTATCATCATTCTGCAAAAACAGTTTATCTTCATCAGTGACGAATCTCGGTAAACTATGGAGAAAATGATGTTTAGAAACTCATATATCAATGACAATCCTTATGGTTTCTAGATTAAGCTAACATAATATAACAGACAAATGCGAAATACAATTTTCCATTCTTTTATTAAAGAAGGAAAATAGAAGACTTGTTCACTAAGAACAAAGGACGAAGTAATCATTTGTATTaagaaccaaaaagaaattaataattctTGAGGGCTTAAGGcataattttgtattaaaaagactttaaattattaaattttgaaaggattagaagaaaaattaactaTTTGACCCAACGGGTGCAAAGAggcaaaaattattaattttttaaaaagaattaagtaggaaagtgaaaaaaatttatttactaagTTCAGGagacaaaattatattaaaccctaaaaatattagGGATAAAGCAACATTTAAtcttaaacttgacaatttttcttaaattggtCCTTGAATTTTTGTCCATTTTAGTCCACGAACTTAATTACTTTTCTTAAATTGGATCATTGTGATGATGTGATATGTTGATATTATACCacatcatcatttaaaaatttaggtgaTAACATGACACAATCTCAAAATAtcacattattataaaaattaatatttaaaaaattatcgaatttaaaatctaatgtagacaaaaaaaaaacctaattataaaaaattaccaaattcaaaaattaaatattcggTTAGCGcaaaatattataacacttCAAGGTATGGGATGTGCATGGACTCCAACATTAGGCTTAAGCTTAGCCTAGCGCATCGCAGtccattttctaatttataacatattattaaaatattttttaagaattatgtaatttatatgtaaCATGGAATTATATATAAggtatcatataaaaattaagaaatatattaaatatattaaaaatataaaaaatttgcttatataatatttaaaaatacccATTATTTTTGTCAAATCTTAAGAGGATAAATGCACTTTAATATCGATGTCAATCGAATTAATACATCatcggtaaaaatataaaagacttAAATAGACTTAAaccaatttcttttataagtaGGAggtctttaaaaaaaaaaactttgagtttaaataggtatatatatttttggaattgaattattttctatttcctaaACCCAAACTATCTACTTGAAAGAGAACTGAAAGAGTAAGAAAAGCAAAGAAGCATTACCAAATCTTGCCAATGATGATATATAGCAGTGATGTTTCGCTTTCTCCACTCCTTCAAATCAAAAATATTCATTCCAAATGCCCAACCACAAGCATTGGGATCGAAATTCTCTATGATTATCGGATTAGAGAAGTTGAGATACTTATCAAATCTATGAAAGCTTTCTTTACATgtctccactgcaccattcaccATCCCTTTCAGATCAACATCCCAAAGAGGTGTCAAATCCTTTTGAACCACAATATCATCATCCAAAAACAAGATTTTATCCAGCTTTGGATGTACTTCAGGTAGGTAAAACCTAAGATGATTCAGAATAGACAAATACTTCGGGTTCCTATACTTGAGGTGATCAGCTCCATCAGACAGAGTCGAAGGATGATTCGCCTTGAAATAATAATCTTTAATCCTTACAGATTCGAGTTGTCGAAGAACCGAACAGTAAGACGAATTCATCCACTTGAAATCATCGATGTTGTCGACTTGAATCGTCGCATTCTCGGGAGAATTCACCAAGAACCACATTTTCATGGCGGCGAAATTCAGTTTATCAGTCACTAAATGGAAAACATGTTTCTCAGGCTCGTTTGCGTGCAACACCGTTGAATTGACGACCACTGATGTTGCTAATACGTTATCGGAAAAGATGGCGTAATGGTATAACGAAGGGTCTTCGAGCTTTTCGTTGTATGGTTCTTGCTTGGTTTGATAATATCCATGAAAGTAGTAGTCGGCTGATAGTTGCAGAGATAGGCAATGCAATGGCTTCGGGACAGTTTTTGCAGCTAATTGAATCAAGAAGGCGCTTCTTTTCTTCTGTGATTCTAAATTGTCTTCTGTTGTTAGAAGCATGGCTCGAAGTTTTCTTTCAACTGTGCAGCAATCATAGAGTTCATCTTTTGCTACAGATAATGCATGCCCCATTTCTTTTGCACGATCAAGTGAACTAGAAACAGAACAACATCCATTTACATGAAAACCAATAGTATATAATCTATACATGATAGCCAAAGGTTAAATTTCTGATTAGTCCTTATAACTATAAAAATGAGCAATTTAATCAtcctatatttaattttaagggATAAACGCAACATTTGGTCATTGATTTTGGCAACTTTTCGCACCTTGCTCCTTGACCTTTCacattagtccctaaacttgtTAGTTTTTACCAATTTGTTCCTTAAATTTGAATTCCATTAAAATATGATGACGtggaattttcagattatgccACATCatttacatgaatttttttttaaaaatatttctaaaaatattttatgtattttttagattttatataaaaattttaaatttccataTAATGACATGGCACAATGTCAAAGTATTACATCATCATCACActtaatagaatttaaattcaagaaccaaattaagaaaagttATCGAACTTCAAACTAATATGTACTAAGCAAAAATTGGTTTGAAAAAGTTATCAAAACTAAATGCTGTCTTATCCctaattttaaaccaaatagtaaaaattgtaaaaggtggGGAAAAGTTCGCTCACTAATATTGAAGCAACTTAGTTACCGTATACATGATAACTAAAGACCAAATATCACTTTAAAACGCAACAAGTAACGATCAAGTTAATTCTACTTTTCTGCCTCAAAGTTAATatgttaagggactaaattgctcAACTAATTTACTTGTTAACTTATAGTACAGGGACTTGTTAGGTAATTTAACCGATAACCAAAAACAGTAGACATAAAAAGTAGCCATACCTAGGATGAAGATCAGCATCGGAGTTAGCTTCTCCAATAACATTTAGACTTTCCATGATTTGCTTCAAAAGAGAATTGTAAATAACAGTTTGTTTCTTAGACAAAGCAATGTTTGCATATACTTCGGCCATAATAATCTGGTCACGCATAAGCTTCAAGGTAGAATCAGCATTAGGATTTTCGAAATCTTTTCTCCATATACTGTATTTTCCCTTCACAACAGTGTCCATATTTTTCAAGCTCTCAATTGCTTCCATTGCTTGCATCTCTTTATCAACTTCTTTATCTTGGCGAACAAGTTCTGCAGTACGGAGATCCCTCCTTTTTTGCCGCAATATCTGAAGACCTTTACATACTATCACAAGTCTAAACCAGGAAAGAAATATGTAAATATACAGTAGGACTTGTGGATGGTTTACCTGACGCTTGAACTTCACAGGGCTCCAGTATGTCTGTCGATGACTTAGAATTTCACCTTCTTGAAATTGTTGATCATCGGTGGACTGTTCAACATTTTCTTGAAATGGTGTGCTAGTTTGGTATGTATCTTTCAGCTTAAGTACCTGGGAAGTAAATTACTCAACTGGTGATGTCAAACAACAGTACTTGGGTGTAAGTTGAGGAATGTGCTTGATATAGGTATGGTTAGAAttctgttttaagttttttcagATATCCGGAAGGTCTTTGGAGGCCTATCTCCACATCCATTTGTCGGATACGAGTGTCAAACATGGGCCTTTAGTTGAGATAGGTATGCTTTATTTCTCAAAGTTTTTTCATGTGTATCGAAGATGCTAGGAGGTCTATTCCTATATTGATGTGTCAGACATAAGTGTTGGATACAAGGAATTCAACAATAATCAACTTGAACAAGGGAAAAAAAGGAGATAGATAAGAGTagatgatataattttggtttCCCCGGGCCATATAGCTCATATAACAGCTGAAAATGTATTATTTCACCATAGAACAGTGCTTACTGCACTTAATTAGATTATACTTGCTGTTATGAATTGGACAGCCATGAATTGCTGGAAAggatttaacaaaatcaaatacCTGTACTTTGTCAACATTGATAGGGTTTTCGAGAACCCATGAAGCAGAAAGGTCCTTCATTTTCACCCTACATGTTCTAATAGTGCCCGAAACATCACTGTATGTTGCAATTATGTCAAGATCCtgtatgaaaaataatttacatgaaCATCATTCATCTTAGTTATTAAGTTAAGACAAAGATGAACTCCACGGATTACCTTCTCATTGTCATTGGACATGTAAGCCGCAGAGGAAGCTTCCCTTCCCTGCTTGTCAACATTCGGACAGATGGTAAGTTCATGCAACATTAAGAAACCTTGAATGCGGGCAGTGGTATTGCACAGTATGATAAGTTATGAAGCGATTCTTACtcaaaatctattaaatatAAAGGAAATCTTTCTGTACTACAGGCTGCAGCGACCATGCAGGCAGCAGTATAGAACACTATGATTAGTTATGAAACATTTCTGAGTTTTGCTAAATCGAACAAAACATGGATTCggaatctataaaacataatgGAAACATTTTTGTCTAGTGAGGGTTGGTCCGCTCCTTTAAGATAAGTCCTTGAAGTTTCGTCTGCCGGGCAGCGAACTGGATCCCAACAACTGAAGGTATTGTTCCCCAGGAGGGTTTTGTCACCTGTGCTTTGCCGAGAGCCAACATTCCATGAGCGGCTGCCCTGAGAGCCTAGCTCACAAAGTTGGGAGCGCTTTGACACACTAGCTCTTGGAAGACCACGGGAGACAAAGCACTCCCCGGAATttcaaatcttaaaaaatataaagaaaccATTCTGTCATACAAGGGATGATTGCAGGCAGCGGTATCAAATACTACGATTAGCCATGAAATACTTCCgaattttgataaatcaaaCTACAATGTGATTCAAAGCCTAAACAATATAAAGGAAATCTTTCTTTCAGACGACGCATGATATGCAGGCAGCAGTATCAAACAGTATGATTAGCTATGAATCACTATTTGAATTTCGATAAATCTAACTGCAACATTATTCAAAATCTATGAAGTATAAAAGAGACCTTTCTGTCATACAATGGCGGATATGCAAGCAGTGGCATCAAACACTATGATAAGCTATGAAGCACTTCCAAATTTCTATGAATCAAACTAAAATATGATTCGAAATCTATAAAATAGAAAGGAATCTTTTCTGTCCTTAAACGGATGACATGCAGCCAGCGTTATCAAACACCATTATTAGCTATGAAACACCTCTGAATTTCGACAAATCAAACTACAATATGATTCAGaatcttataaaatataaaggaaacCTTTCTGTCATACAGTGGCCAACATGCAGGAAGCAATGTTGAACACTATGGTTAGCTAGAAACACTCCGTAATTTCGATAAATCGAACTACTGCAtgattcaaaatctataaaatataagCGGCAGATATGCAGGCTACAGTATCAAATACCACAATTAGTTATGATACACTTCTGGATTtcgataaatattaataaaaatctataaaatataaaggaaacCTTTCTCTCATACGGCAACGATATGCAGGCAGCGGTATCGAACACAATAATTAACTACGGAACACTTTTGATtttcaataaatcaaattacaacaTGATTCGAAagctataaaacaaaggaaaccTTTCTGTCTTTCGGCAGCCGATAAGCTTTGAGTGCTCTTCCACTGAAAGAAATTGTATAGAACATAAAATTAAggtaatttaaaattagaataaaaatatcttaaaaatccTAGAAATGATCTCACATCGTTCTGTTATCTGATATTTCAGCATCCACAATGATAATACTGGAAATAACCTGAAACAATAGCCATTAGTGGTgtcaattataataaataactGATTAATggcataataaaaaaaacagaataaacaaattattatcTAATAAACATCggcattttctattttattctaattttacgGTTAATTTGGATACTAATTTAATGAAatcaatacataaaaaaaaagatctaAAACTTGTAAAATTGAGCCAATTAtaacaaaaagattcaaatccaaatcaattcGATTTAAAAAGAGAAGAATAAGAGATTTGAGAGAGCGAAACATATCGGAATACGTACGAGTAGGAAACAAGTGATGAGTAGCAAGGAATCGAAGCTCCATACAGTCCTTGAAGCTGCTGCCATGGAGAAAAAAGAGAAACCGAgagatttgattttgaaaatgcaaaaaaaaaaaaatacagcGGGAAAGTGACGAACAGGAtctgtatatatttatatatattatgaatcaAGGAACGGTTTCTTTGCTAAAGTGCGCCAGGGGCGCGCATTGTGGGAAGCTCGCAAATGGAGTGCTAAAACTTTTCAGTTCTACGACCGGTTGAAAGTTGAAACTTTCTAATTCTGTTTTACTTTTTcgtttcattttattattatttcgcGGGTGAAAGGG from Gossypium raimondii isolate GPD5lz chromosome 1, ASM2569854v1, whole genome shotgun sequence harbors:
- the LOC105773725 gene encoding LOW QUALITY PROTEIN: probable galacturonosyltransferase 3 (The sequence of the model RefSeq protein was modified relative to this genomic sequence to represent the inferred CDS: substituted 1 base at 1 genomic stop codon) — translated: MAAASRTVWSFDSLLLITCFLLVISSIIIVDAEISDNRTIGRALKAYRLPKDRKGREASSAAYMSNDNEKDLDIIATYSDVSGTIRTCRVKMKDLSASWVLENPINVDKVQXFTSQVLKLKDTYQTSTPFQENVEQSTDDQQFQEGEILSHRQTYWSPVKFKRQILRQKRRDLRTAELVRQDKEVDKEMQAMEAIESLKNMDTVVKGKYSIWRKDFENPNADSTLKLMRDQIIMAEVYANIALSKKQTVIYNSLLKQIMESLNVIGEANSDADLHPSSLDRAKEMGHALSVAKDELYDCCTVERKLRAMLLTTEDNLESQKKRSAFLIQLAAKTVPKPLHCLSLQLSADYYFHGYYQTKQEPYNEKLEDPSLYHYAIFSDNVLATSVVVNSTVLHANEPEKHVFHLVTDKLNFAAMKMWFLVNSPENATIQVDNIDDFKWMNSSYCSVLRQLESVRIKDYYFKANHPSTLSDGADHLKYRNPKYLSILNHLRFYLPEVHPKLDKILFLDDDIVVQKDLTPLWDVDLKGMVNGAVETCKESFHRFDKYLNFSNPIIIENFDPNACGWAFGMNIFDLKEWRKRNITAIYHHWQDLNDDRTLWKLGTLPPGLITFYNLTHPLDRKWHVLGLGYDPALNRTEIENAAVIHYNGNYKPWLDLAVSKYQSYWSKYVSSDNYYLQRCNISE